The Aquila chrysaetos chrysaetos chromosome 17, bAquChr1.4, whole genome shotgun sequence region GAGGTGCCAACCTCAAGCACAAGTGCTTACTTCTTTTGGATGAGAGCACAGTTTGCCACCTTCAAGATGCAAGTCCACcttctggtttgcttttagCACATTCAGGCAGGAAACAGAAACTAAAGTCTGATCACAAATCTGCTGCTGAACACAGCTGCCCAAACTAAAAGGCGGCCTCAAAGCTGTAAAACATGGTATTCAATTCTGTGTTTCAAGCCTGAACCTGATGTAATGAAGAATTAAATGCTGTCTATCAAAAAGAAGAAGAGTTCTACAAAAGTGGCTGCGTTTTCAGTAATGGCAGAAGGAAACATATGTCAGTCAGGGACAGTAGAAGTGAGgtaaaggggaagaaagagcatATAGCAATGAGTGAGAGAGGAACATTTTCTTGGCAGGACTGTGATTGAGGAAGCTCACATGTGTCTTGATGTCTCTGCTGTTTCATTTGTGTCTGCCAATGTGAGGAAACCCCACAAAGGGGTagattttctttgtagtttACTAGCTGCAAATGCCAGatctttttctacctttttgttctgatgcttttctttttaccagCTATGACAGAAGAAGTAACATATGCTAatctgaaatttgaaaacagCCATGAACTGGATAATATCACAAAGCCTGAAGATACTAAGAAAAAAGGTGTAGTAACTATGAAACTTTTACGATTTATTCTTGCTAAAGTAGATGGGATgggaaatacttttaattatatGCCGAAGggacctttgttttctttgttactcTCAGAAAAGTTATACTAGTTATAAATGTATCCTGGGTTTTGTTGCTGTCATTTCTTCCTGAACTTTTTAGAGTTTGGAAAGTATACCTGAAATCGTAATCTTGTTATTTCACGGAAAAGCATATTACTGAGTGTTATACTAAGCTCCACAAACAGTCCTAACTGTCTAAACCTCTACAGAATTAACTTGaactaatttttaaagtggACCAGTTCCATTTAATTTCTCCATGCATTTGCATTCAAGCTTAGAACTGAATTAGCTTTAACTGACTCACtttatttcacttctgaagTTCTAGCCTGAATTAAGGCCCTGGTCTTTGAAATTACTATCTCTGTTAAAAGgctgaatgcatttttaaatactatatttaaaatgctattttaaaattaattttgcttaatttgTGTTAAATTGCGAAGATGAGCTCTAGATTTGAGTGGTGGAACTTATGGGAACAAAGAACACAGAAAGTGCTAGCTGTTCATGGGGTCAGGCTCTGGAGCAGAGATTTACAAACAAGAGGACAACTTGCTTGTGATTCACAAGGAATTCTCTGGGGAATTCTGTATCAAAGAGCAGTAGTTTTGAACACTTAAGGTTTTTTGAACATATGTTATGCTTTTTGAACATATGTTTTTTGAACATTGTTAACTTATGGTTTTGAGCATTGCGGAAGTATAGTTCagtggctaaaaaaaaaaaaaaaaagtaaatatctgAACTCTTTGTGTTAAGCTCTgggcttcttttcctttaacacCCAGTGATACCAGTATCCTCATACGACTCCAGATGTCCTGCTTCTGTGTCCCAGGGTAGACAACACATATTTTGTGATGAGAAAGCCCCATTCTGAGAGCGCACAGCACAGTCTGTGCATTATTTCACAAACATCAAATTGAAATAACCACAATGAATAAACGTATCCATCTGAGGACAACGGGAGTACCACACAGGAAGGAGGACCCAGCCCAAAGTCTCTTCAGCTGTGCTAGGTGTAGCAGAAGCAGCGTGAGGTTACAAAGTACAGTACAGGGAACTGTTACCTAAAGAAACTCTTGAGGCAatagtttaattaaaacagcCAAAGCTAAAACTACTGCTTGGTCTTGATTCATATTGCTgcccagaaaatattttgtatttgtttatgaAATCTCACTTTCAAACTACAAAATCTTTGTCTCTTCTCATCTAAAAGCTCCAGGAAGCGTGGACTGTAATGCTTTCAGTCTTCTGCTTGGGGCTGTGACTTTGTAGGGGgaggaataatttatttttgccctttttccCCAATTCATATGAGTCTATTTAGCACTTAGGGACTTATGACTGCCTTAGGGAGTCATGTCTATTACTGAAGTTCTCCAAGCAACTAATATTCAGCTTCAGAGCATGTACAGAAGCACTTTGACCTTAAAAATACCCGTATGTTCCAGCAGTCAATGCGTCTTTAAGTCTTGTTAGGATCTAAAAGCTGTGTGATTCTCCTGTGCAGGCTTTATCTCTGACTGTATCTGTCGTACGCCTGTGAGATCAGACTTTGGAAAATAACGCAGAAGGGAGATGTTCTTTCTCTTCGTGAAGGGACTAGGTATTTCTCTTTTATGCAATACCAAGCAGTTAGAGCACTTCCTTAGACTGAGGTTgccttctgtgatgaaatgcAGGTGCAGGGAGAGTGGCAGATGTAATATATATTTAGCAAGGCTTTTGTCAGTGTCTCCTACAGTATTGTCACTTTAAAGCTGAGGAAGTTACGGGCTGGGTGGTAAACTGTtaggtggattgaaaactggctggacTACCAGGCTCAAAGGAGAGTAACTAATGGCTCAACATCTGTTTGGTGGCAGAGTCCCTTAGGGGTCCCTCAGGGGTTGATACTGCGCCCATattgtttaatatcttcatcaacgACTTGAAAAACGACAGAGAGTGTGTCTTCAGCAAATTTATAATTCCAGTGGTGGCTGATGCTACCAAGTGGTGGAGCTTCAGAACAGAGGAACCTTGAGAAACTTGAGGACTGGGTAAGCAGAAAGCCCATGAAGCTCCACAAGTTGTTGTGCACTGAGGCTGGACTAATCCCAGGCAGCAGTACAGACTGGGAGCAGGCTGGCCGtggaggctggaaaagacctggAGTTTATGGTGAATGGGAGGTTGAATATAAGCCAGCAGTGATCTGTGTCCCAGTCCAAGACAACATACATTGCCTGATCTTTCACCTGAATATTCATCAACTTGAGTTTCCATAGAGTGAGGTCTTGTACAACATTCTGCCCAGGATTGCTTCACCACAGAAGCTGACCACACGCTATTTGTAGGAGAGGCAGACTGCGTAGTTTCCATTCCTGTTTCTTTAGTATCACACACTAGATTTCAGTTCCTACTCTGGCAGCAATTCACTCCCAAATTTGAAAtacctctttcccttttctagACTAGCAATTTCCTCTCTACATTCCCATCCTACTGCCTTTATTGGATTAAGTCAAACTGGTTGCAGCTCTCCACAAAGTCCATATAGCAGCAACGTTAATATCTGCCTTTGATTTAGTGCTTCTCTGACAAACTGaatgctttttctccctccttcagcGCATCTTAACCCATTAAATCTTCCAGCTCCTATAAACAGGGTCTGTTTTGGATGACCCACATGcttaaaatttcctttgctCAGGAAAAGAttgttcctttttctcctcattgAGATTACCGCAACCATACAgtgcatgtttgttttcagctttgagCAATCAACTTTCTAGATTTTGCAATATCTTGCTTTCTCAGTATCTTTATTGCCACCGCCTATGGCCTTTGAAAGGACCAAGGCTGTCCACGTTCTCCACTGAGCTGTTGTGATCTCTTACTCTCTTACTTTGTTTGGGCATCTTTTGCTGTGTGCAGAGATTCTGCAGCAGGAATGTACAACCATAAAGtaaaagcaattatttattgACCAATGCACCACAAAGATGGCTGCAACTTAATGAGGCTAATGTATTCACTATTCCCTTAGTATCACACCTCCTTTTCATGACAGAATTCCTCCCAGGGCCTTCCACTTCGTCCCGCTCTTGCTGGCCAGTAGTCCCGATTTTGCTCACGCTGTGCCTGGCATTGCTGATGGCGCTGGTGACCCTGGCAGTTTTATGTAAGTACTaatgcatttctgtttgctggGGGACCCAAGCTACAGAGTAACATCAGACTGACATCTCCTTCAGGTGCAATTTCTTGTTCAGCTGAGAACAGGCAACCAGGCAAACCAGGTATTTTCCCTTGCCGCAGCATCTTTGTCCTCTTCTCAATGTGATGAGGCTAAAAATAAGCAATATGGAGGGGAGCTGGAAAGTGGTGGGGTAGGAGATTCACTGCTTGCTCTGGCTGCCATTGTCTGGTCCCCTAAAAACTGTATCCACAAGCCTGCTGTACTGATTAACGATGGAGTGAATTCCTCTGATAATGCTGGATCcgaagggaagggaaaagctttGTGTCACAGTAAACAGGTTGTGCCCATTACCTCCCATCTGCAACAGTTCCACTGTGATGCAGAGCTGAAGTTCacactttggggaaaaaagcacagcCTGGAAACCAATAAAGGAGAAAGATACACAATGGAAATATATGATAAAAAGtcacaatttaattttcttgttcaCTCACAGCCAAGTAATAAGAAATCCACTGTGCAAATGTTCTCCATCTCAGCAGCCCTTACATGCAACTGTTCAGGGAGGAATAACATTTATCCCAAATGGTGTATTTATCCCTAATGATCTGTTAAGACATTCCCTACCTGCGTCCCACCCCTTCTGAAGGACAGCACTGGAAAATGTCTTACTgtgaatttcagttttccagattCCCAAGGATTACAGAAAACAACTGAGAGACCTCAACATGACAAAGAACGAGCTGCATGCAAATTTCTCAAATACGCTGCAAGCAATAGGAAATCAGCTATgcttggaaggggaaaaaaaccttaaaaataatgGTAAATCAACAAGTTTTGATGAGGGTTTATCTTTCAACATGGCAGGGAAGGAAACGAGATGGGTCTTCTATGTCTACTCAGGTCTGCCTCCTCAGGTGAGCCTGTGTCTTCTCAGATGTGAGCACCTAGAAAGTAGGCAATGAGCACGTCTGTCTCGGGCAGTGCCTGGAGAGAGGCACCCAGCCTGGCCATATGTGCACTGGCAGGGGACCTGGCAGTGGTACCAGGGTTTCGGGATTTAGTTTCCATAAGAAAAGGGTTCTGTGGGATGTCTTCTGGACATGCCAGTTCCCGTCACTACTAGTTCAGGATTCTCTACAACATGCTCATCTGCATCTAATAGACAATTTTACAGTGGTGCCTGAGAATTAAACAACTTACTGCCCTCTATGTGAACAGCAGTCCACACACAGGACAGTGTGCTAGTACCAGCCCCAGGTAAGACAGGAATCTCCTAAAATCAGAAGTGATGTGCCGTGAAGCACAGGTAAACCAACCCGGGAGTTCACTCCCTGTCTCCTGACTGTGTACAGTGCAGGGCTGTTTCTGAAATCAGTTTGCGAGAGATCAGTTATTTAAGTGGCATCTGACAATGAGCCAGCCACAGAAATAGTTCTCTTCAGAAACGATACTCTGAGTAGTAGGTGCGTCGGGCAAAGGGATCCTATTGTGACTGTCAGGAAAGGGGATTTCATTTGTGTGGATATTGTTCCACAGACAAGCTAACTGTCTAGGTCTCCCTTTTAGTCAATGAAGAGAAATTGGTAGTGCAAGGATACAGTCTGTTTCCTCCCAAGAAAGACACCTgaagtgagagaaaaagcaTGCTTGAGACACACCTGCTTCTGTCCATTGACTAAAATGGGACACCAGATGGGTTGACTCATGTCACCTTTGTAGACTCCTAAAATTGGGCCAAATAAATTCCATTTGCAATGCCTGAACCTCCTCCCAGTGCTAAAGgaatgggagagagaaggagatgATTCGGTTTTCACCTGTGTCGTTACCTGAGACTTCTGGGACCACAGTGGGATTTTGACTGAATGAGGACTATCTCAAACATCCCTATGGATCTTGTCGTCAGCAGCCAACAGTGATGTTCAGGGAGGGACAGCCTGGGAACAGAAATGGGATgatggttttccttttccaggcCAGAACTGTGTGCTCTGCCCTGCAAACTGGAAGTGGGAAGGTGGCGATACATGTTACTACCACTCCAAGACAACGAAGTCGTGGGAGGAGAGTCACCAGTTTTGTTCCTCACAAAACTCTACTCTTCTTCTGATAAAAGAGCAAGCAAAGCTGGTATGGACTGGTTTCTCTGTTTAGCATGGAGGAAGATCACGCACCCTATCAGCTAGTCGCCTCACACATAATTTTCTTAAATGGCACTGTGAGCAGGAGTTTCATAGGAGTTCTTTCCACAAAAGGCAATCTCGTCTTTTCAATCAAAATTCAAACACTTGGCAGCGAGTTGCTGAAATCTGGCCAAATATTTTGCCTAATCTTTtggtaaaggaaaacaaaccgAGGTGGGAGGAGAAAATGCCAGGTGTAGAATGAAATAATGCTTTTGCCTCTGGATGCCAGCAGATGTACTGGAAGACTGAAGGCAGAAATGCTGTCCCAAAAGCTAGCAGTCAGGGCTGGACCTGCCTGCTCTCCAGCACTTGACAAATGCCAGTTCCCCTCTCACTGAGCCGCAGGCCATAAGGTTTCTCCCAGAAGTAAAGGGGAGCAGCATTATTTTCACCTTCCCAAACTGGTGACAGCAAAGATTGTGAGGTGCAGTCTGTTCTAGCTGACTTAATCACAGCATTGAGAGATAcgaggaaaaagagaaaatggactAGTGCCCTGGGAGTGGCAATgataagtgaaggaaagaagacaacaacagaaaaactgaattcaAATCTTTAAAGATTTCCCTCAAGCAGCAGTGAGAAAGGCAGCATTATTCAAGTTTACATTCTTACCTGTTCTGCCCAGAGaattttttaagaacagaataTCGCTAAAGGCTTAACTTTAAGACCTCCTCTACTTGGCATGGTCCAGCTTTTGCAATAAGTTAAATGATGCTAGAGCCAAGTGTGAAGGTTCAACAAATCAAACCCAACAGCTCCCTGCAGTGGCTTCCTTTTCACTGCTGACAAATGCTAAGGACAGAGTAAAGGAGGAGGAATGATTTATGACTAAAGGAGGGAGAACGATCCAACAATCCAGTGTTTTACCCAGAGGGTTTAAATCAGGTTGATGAGAGTGACATTGCTCTTCAGAGCTAGAAGTGTATCTTCTTTCCGATTAAAAACAGTTCTACTGTCATTTCGCCTTTGATACTAGGCTTTTCCTTTAAGTGCAGAACTTGTCCTGCCAGGTTAACAATTTGTGGTATTTATGTTCTTTAAGCAATTTCCATCAATGCTTTCATCTTCTGAGcctaaatatttatgtttattgTCTTTCTGAATATCTGTTTTGAATTGTCCTTACTCTGCATAGAGCTTGGTACAAAAATTTCCTAGAACATCATACTGGCTTGGATTAATATTTAGACCTCAACAGAGAATCTGGTATTGGACAGACAACACAGCCCTTACAGAAGAACAGAAGTCTTGGTAAGTGGGCAGTTTTGCTGCAGTACATAAGGTTGGTCCTCACCCACCCACAGCTCCCTGTTTCTCTGACACAAAGGGCACATTGAACAGCCAACTGTTATGCAGCTTTCACTGTATTTTGGGATtcacttttccatttcagttttttcttgGCCTCACCCAGAAATACTTGGAGGGTGATGTGGGCAATATTAGAGGGCAAAAAAAGGTACCTGGAAAGTTTATTTCCACAATTTAGTTTCAGATTGACCGTAAATGTcatgtttcttttgtatttgaCATCTTGTTTCAGTGAGGACACAAGGAAAACACTCTGATGGAAAGGTGTTTCATTTCACGCTTttgattttatacttttttatttttacataagaCACTATTTATTGTCTAGAAACCAAAATTTCACTTTCGTTTAAcatgttatttcagaaatacaatatatttttcttcttgctttcaaaCCTGCTTTgccaattttccttttcattactggGCAGTCTCCTCTTAACATTTCTGTTGAAACAGCCACTGACACCCTCCAATTGGTTAGCCAGGAGTTAGTGTTTCTTACTGTCAGGTACAAGAAATGGTTTAGGATCCACCCTTACAGTCTGCTGGGGGTGCTTGTTGGCATGTTCAGGACAGGGTCAGCCTCCTAGGAGTTGGTGCACAATGTCActaaatgctttatttcttcgTTGGGAGTATATATTCTTCTCAAAAGCCACATAAGTAATTCTTGCAAAGACTTCTCTTTTTGGAAGGGGGAAGGATGCACCATCTGAATGAGGTGAGATGTAacaataaagatttttctttcctaggaCAAAGCAGATAAACTTTCTCCAACCATGTGGGTATGTTTATTATAGTACCATATATAGCAGAACATGTAAAGAAGAGGTTTACTATATCTGTGAAAAGCCCGCCATCCAATTACAGCGAGGTAACAACCATTGGCAGGAGGACTGGTTTGTCAGACCAGAATGATTATGAGAAGCTAGAAGATGTTCTGCAAGGTTGgaatcttttattttgtttttgagaACTATCACATGAGAATGTAAATATGTTGATTGGACCTAATACATTTCcctgttttcattctcttttaGACATGTGTAACAATATCTTCATACTAAGGAAACGGGCATGGTGACAGCCTCCAGGAGTGACCCAAGTCTGTCATTCCAGATCCAAAACTGCCAAATGATTACCTAGTTTTAACCGACAAAAGTGATGGACAAAATGGCCAAAAGTGAtggctaggaaaaaaagcacagtgacAAGCCAAGCATGTAAAGATactgctcctctcccagcatcCACTGATACAGTCCTAATACCGCTTGTCAGTTCATAGCTGCACAGCTGTACCGTAACGCAAGTGATGAGGATTAAACACTTCCATTCAGGAGATGCTTCTGATATCTTGTTGATCTGACTGCTTTAATACCCTAGTAGGCTGGAGTatgcaacacacacacacagttatTACTTGCTCCGGAGCACAGGGGTTCATAGTCCTCGTAAGGACTTGTGAATGTGTCACAGAAAAAGATATCCTTCAGCTATGAATGTCTAGCTCTCTTCCATGCTCTATACTTCTTCCTGGCACTGTtagttctcttttttcttttctttttttttttcttttttttttttctttttttttttttttttcttttcctagtaataattctgcttttcttttctaattttcaaatttttctattattttcatCTATTGCAAGAGTTATGCTAGGGTTCAGTCAGAGGCATGAACAGAACCtccttttatgtatttttaggGTATTTCCTGGAATGCCATGCTACTAACTTAATGTGCTGAGCAAGTGTCTACAAACCCAACCACAGTGAAAGTACCCTGAGTGGTGTTAATGAACAAGATGTCTCCCTCCACATAGCCATAGAACAATGACAAtcatgttgaaataaaaaaatctcagtccCATAACAGTGTTTTGATCTGAGCAGAAAGTCCACGAATTCCTAGCTTGGTCCCCTCTGGAGGCTTGCGTATTCCTTGTGGATTGCAGCCCAGATTATTTATTGTGGATCCTTTACCACTGGTGTAGCATCTGGGCTGCTAAAGCATTAGTCATTCCCTTCAAGGGGCTGTTCTGGTGTCTCACTGATCTCAGCACTACATGGCAGTTTCTGATCACCAACATGAACATTTCAGGTGTTATTTTCAAGTACCAATTTCACGGTCCAGAAACCTTAGTGgatgtctcttcctctctgctttttacaCTCACCACTGGCATGTCTCACGTAACCTCTCCTAGCTGCTCCTCTCAGTTCCTCTCCTAACTGTTCCTGTCTTTGGGGGTGAAAATGCAGAGTGCTTCTGTCCTGTAGTGCAGGCACAGCCCTGGTGACTTCCCGGAGTGTCTCTCAGCACTCATACTAGCtacactgaaataagaaatcTCATGGGGAAGGTATCCTGAATTGTATTCATGGTGCATCCTTTCTTGATAATGAAGAGCTTTGCTGttatttgccagaaaaaaattaaaaaagaaagaaagggagaaaaaaaagtctgctcttgttttctcttacattaGAGTGACCGTGAGGAAACAGGAAAGATATTTCCaggatgtttttttcattaatgagGCATGCCTAAGAGCAGCAGATGGGTGAATCCTAGGTGTTTCTGCAGTTCGTTGAAGACACACATGAGGTGAGCTTGACAGCTCCCCACACTGACAGGCAGCCAGAAGGCTACATCGTATCTTGCTGTGGCCTTGATCTTTTGGGTCAATTTATTGCCAGCTCAAAAGCAGTCTCTGGTGCAGCAGCTGTATTTGTAACTGTAAAGGCAGGTGGGGTTAGAGCAGGGTTTCACAGCACACTGTGctactgaaacagaaagagCTAGCTTCTTCTCAAAAAACAGTGActgaaacaccaaaaaaaacccaccaaagaaggaaagagaaagtcaccccagagaagaaaggcagaaggcaGCCTCTTTCCATTCACTGCAGGTGTCTGGAGCGCGGCAGCAGCGAACAAACTCGTCCATCTGGCAAGGTTGAAACTGGCAAAGCACATACCCTGGTGGTGCCATCACCAGGCAGGGATTAAGGATGTGCTCTCTGACCGGGTCCCCTTTTCCTCCGAAAGGAGCTTTTCCTTACAGGCGAAGAGACATAGCAATGTACTGTTCATGTATCGGCTGAGATGGCATTTTTGAATCACAGTTCTGTACAACACTGTGTTTCCCATGTCTAAACTCCACTCCTCCCTGTGCTCCCCCCCCCAGTTCATACACTCCAGGTAATGCAATTTTCAAGGTCAAGCTGGTTAATGAACACAGCTGTTTTGTTCAGCCTGCTGACAACATTTATACACAGGCTGTGTTCAAATGTAGACCCAAACTTCCTGCCTTAGtttacctttcttttcattttagtctgaagaaacaagaaattttACCTGCCC contains the following coding sequences:
- the LOC115352400 gene encoding C-type lectin domain family 12 member A-like isoform X1, whose protein sequence is MLFFLPAMTEEVTYANLKFENSHELDNITKPEDTKKKVSHLLFMTEFLPGPSTSSRSCWPVVPILLTLCLALLMALVTLAVLCAISCSAENRQPGKPVFQIPKDYRKQLRDLNMTKNELHANFSNTLQAIGNQLCLEGEKNLKNNGQNCVLCPANWKWEGGDTCYYHSKTTKSWEESHQFCSSQNSTLLLIKEQAKLSLVQKFPRTSYWLGLIFRPQQRIWYWTDNTALTEEQKSWTKQINFLQPCGYVYYSTIYSRTCKEEVYYICEKPAIQLQRGNNHWQEDWFVRPE
- the LOC115352400 gene encoding C-type lectin domain family 12 member A-like isoform X5, which translates into the protein MLFFLPAMTEEVTYANLKFENSHELDNITKPEDTKKKVSHLLFMTEFLPGPSTSSRSCWPVVPILLTLCLALLMALVTLAVLFFQIPKDYRKQLRDLNMTKNELHANFSNTLQAIGNQLCLEGEKNLKNNGQNCVLCPANWKWEGGDTCYYHSKTTKSWEESHQFCSSQNSTLLLIKEQAKLSLVQKFPRTSYWLGLIFRPQQRIWYWTDNTALTEEQKSWTKQINFLQPCGYVYYSTIYSRTCKEEVYYICEKPAIQLQRGNNHWQEDWFVRPE
- the LOC115352400 gene encoding C-type lectin domain family 12 member A-like isoform X3; its protein translation is MLFFLPAMTEEVTYANLKFENSHELDNITKPEDTKKKEFLPGPSTSSRSCWPVVPILLTLCLALLMALVTLAVLCAISCSAENRQPGKPVFQIPKDYRKQLRDLNMTKNELHANFSNTLQAIGNQLCLEGEKNLKNNGQNCVLCPANWKWEGGDTCYYHSKTTKSWEESHQFCSSQNSTLLLIKEQAKLSLVQKFPRTSYWLGLIFRPQQRIWYWTDNTALTEEQKSWTKQINFLQPCGYVYYSTIYSRTCKEEVYYICEKPAIQLQRGNNHWQEDWFVRPE
- the LOC115352400 gene encoding C-type lectin domain family 12 member A-like isoform X4, with protein sequence MLFFLPAMTEEVTYANLKFENSHELDNITKPEDTKKKGPSTSSRSCWPVVPILLTLCLALLMALVTLAVLCAISCSAENRQPGKPVFQIPKDYRKQLRDLNMTKNELHANFSNTLQAIGNQLCLEGEKNLKNNGQNCVLCPANWKWEGGDTCYYHSKTTKSWEESHQFCSSQNSTLLLIKEQAKLSLVQKFPRTSYWLGLIFRPQQRIWYWTDNTALTEEQKSWTKQINFLQPCGYVYYSTIYSRTCKEEVYYICEKPAIQLQRGNNHWQEDWFVRPE
- the LOC115352400 gene encoding C-type lectin domain family 1 member B-like isoform X8 — encoded protein: MLFFLPAMTEEVTYANLKFENSHELDNITKPEDTKKKVFQIPKDYRKQLRDLNMTKNELHANFSNTLQAIGNQLCLEGEKNLKNNGQNCVLCPANWKWEGGDTCYYHSKTTKSWEESHQFCSSQNSTLLLIKEQAKLSLVQKFPRTSYWLGLIFRPQQRIWYWTDNTALTEEQKSWTKQINFLQPCGYVYYSTIYSRTCKEEVYYICEKPAIQLQRGNNHWQEDWFVRPE
- the LOC115352400 gene encoding C-type lectin domain family 12 member A-like isoform X2; amino-acid sequence: MTEEVTYANLKFENSHELDNITKPEDTKKKVSHLLFMTEFLPGPSTSSRSCWPVVPILLTLCLALLMALVTLAVLCAISCSAENRQPGKPVFQIPKDYRKQLRDLNMTKNELHANFSNTLQAIGNQLCLEGEKNLKNNGQNCVLCPANWKWEGGDTCYYHSKTTKSWEESHQFCSSQNSTLLLIKEQAKLSLVQKFPRTSYWLGLIFRPQQRIWYWTDNTALTEEQKSWTKQINFLQPCGYVYYSTIYSRTCKEEVYYICEKPAIQLQRGNNHWQEDWFVRPE
- the LOC115352400 gene encoding C-type lectin domain family 12 member A-like isoform X6 → MTEEVTYANLKFENSHELDNITKPEDTKKKGPSTSSRSCWPVVPILLTLCLALLMALVTLAVLCAISCSAENRQPGKPVFQIPKDYRKQLRDLNMTKNELHANFSNTLQAIGNQLCLEGEKNLKNNGQNCVLCPANWKWEGGDTCYYHSKTTKSWEESHQFCSSQNSTLLLIKEQAKLSLVQKFPRTSYWLGLIFRPQQRIWYWTDNTALTEEQKSWTKQINFLQPCGYVYYSTIYSRTCKEEVYYICEKPAIQLQRGNNHWQEDWFVRPE
- the LOC115352400 gene encoding C-type lectin domain family 1 member B-like isoform X9; its protein translation is MTEEVTYANLKFENSHELDNITKPEDTKKKVFQIPKDYRKQLRDLNMTKNELHANFSNTLQAIGNQLCLEGEKNLKNNGQNCVLCPANWKWEGGDTCYYHSKTTKSWEESHQFCSSQNSTLLLIKEQAKLSLVQKFPRTSYWLGLIFRPQQRIWYWTDNTALTEEQKSWTKQINFLQPCGYVYYSTIYSRTCKEEVYYICEKPAIQLQRGNNHWQEDWFVRPE